In a single window of the Centropristis striata isolate RG_2023a ecotype Rhode Island chromosome 18, C.striata_1.0, whole genome shotgun sequence genome:
- the LOC131990766 gene encoding NLR family CARD domain-containing protein 3-like, with translation MKSDRSMGKPINLKAGHHSADRRVHQENLEDPPGQHLTDQDSIFMLLEGNIVSFVKNELKKFQRVLSPDYPECLESQREDEEVLDGEDEEQRRRSREAFLKITLNFLRRMKQEELADRLRSRTVAPVCRRKLQSKLNKKFQSVFEGISKAGNQTLLNQIYTELYITEGGTAEVNDEHEVRQIETASRKPDRPETRIRQEDIFNTPPGRDKPIRTVLTKGVAGIGKTVLTQKFTLDWAEDKTNQDIHFIFPFTFRELNMLKEKKFSLVELVHHFYPETKEAGICRFEEFHVVLIFDGLDECRLPLDFHNTEVLTDVTQSTSFDVLLTNLIRGKLLPSARLWITTQPSAANQIPVDCFDMVTEVRGFTDPQKEEYFRKRFRDRKQAGRIISHIKTSRSLHIMCQIPVFCWISAGVLEKLMKTREGGDLPKTLTEMYIHFLVVQTKVKNIKYHRGAETDQHWGPESRKTIESLGKLAFDQLQKGNLIFYDSDLTECGIDIRAASKYSGVFTQVFREESGLYQDRVFCFVHLSVQEFLAALHVHLTFNNSGVNLLAETRWWSKVFRDKPELKHLYQSAVDKALQSPNGHLDLFLRFLLGLSLETNQRLLRGLLTQTGSGSQTNQKTTKYIKKKISEDLSAERSINLFHCLNELNDCSLVEEIQQSLTSGSLSTGKLSPAQWSALIFILLSSETDLEVFDLKKYSASEEALLRLLPVVKASNKALLSGCNLSERSCEALSSVLSSQSSSLRDLDLSNNNLQDSGVERLSVGLKSANCTLEILSLSGCLISEEGCSSLASALNANPSHLRELDLSYNHPGDSGEKQLSALQEDPHCRLKTLRVDHGGEHRLTPGLRKYFCQLTLDTNTVNRRLKLSENNRKVSLVTDKQSYPDHPERFDVWTQLLCRDGLTGRCYWEVEWRGWVYVAVSYRGISRKGYNDDCVFGGNNQSWSLQFSDDGYSVWHNNRKTVLSSSSSSSSSSSGRIGVYVDCPAGSVSFYRVSSDSLIHLHTFNTTFTEPLYPGFRFWSHGSSVSLCPL, from the exons atgaagagtgaccggtcTATGGGTAAACctattaatttaaaagctggaCACCACTCTGCTGATCGAAG AGTTCATCAGGAGAACTTAGAGGATCCCCCTGGTCAGCATCTGACAGACCAGGACTCCATATTTATG CTGCTGGAGGGGAACATTGTCAGTTTTGTGAAGAACGAGCTGAAGAAGTTCCAGAGAGTCCTGAGTCCAGATTACCCAGAATGCTTGGAGAGTCagagggaggatgaggaggtgtTGGACGGTGAGGATGAagaacagaggaggagaagcagagagGCATTTCTAAAGATCACACTGAACTTCCTGAGAAGAatgaagcaggaggagctggctgACCGTCTGCGGAGCA GAACTGTTGCTCCAGTGTGCCGTCGTAAACTTCAGTCCAAACTTAATAAGAAGTTCCAGTCTGTGTTTGAGGGGATCTCTAAAGCAGGaaaccagactcttctgaatcagatctacacagagctctacatcacagagggagggactgcagaggtcaatgatgaacatgaggtcagacagattgaaacagcatccaggaaaccagacagaccagaAACAAGAATCAGACAAGAAGACATCTTTAATACCCCACCTGGAAGAGataaaccaatcagaacagtgctgacaaagggagtggctggcattgggaaaacagtcttaacacagaagttcactctggactgggctgaagacaaaaccaaccagGACATACACTTCatatttccattcactttcagagagctgaatatgctgaaagagaaaaagttcagcttggtggaacttgttcatcacttctatcctgaaaccaaagaagcaggaatctgcaggtttgaagaGTTCCACGTTGTGTTGATCTTTGACGGTCTGGATGAGTGTCGACTTCCtctggacttccacaacactgaggtcctgactgatgtcacaCAGTCCACCTCATTTGATGttctgctgacaaacctcatcagggggaaactgcttccctctgctcgcctctggataaccacacaaccttcagcagccaatcagatccctgtTGACTGTTTTGACAtggtgacagaggtcagagggttcactgacccacagaaggaggagtacttcaggaagagattcagagaTAGGAAGCAGGCCGGCAGAATCATCTCCCACATCAAGACATCacgaagcctccacatcatgtgccagatcccagtcttctgctggatctctgctggAGTTCTGGAAAAGCTGATGAaaaccagagagggaggagatctgcccaagaccctgactgagatgtacatccaCTTTCTGGTGGTTCAGACCAAAGTGAAGAACATCAAGTATCATAGAGGAGCTGAGACAGATCAACACTGGGGTCCAGAGAGCAGAAAGACTATTGAgtctctgggaaaactggcttttgatcagctgcagaaaggaaacctgatcttctatgactcagacctgacagaGTGTGGCATCGATATCAGAGCAGCCTCAAAGTACTCAGGAGTGTTCACACAGGTCTTTAGAGAGGAGAGTGGACTGTACCAGGACAGGGTGTTCTGCTTCgtccatctgagtgttcaggagtttctggctgctcttcatgtccatctgaCTTTCAACAACTCCGGAGTCAATCTGTTGgcagaaacaagatggtggTCCAAAGTCTTCAGGGACAAACCTGaactaaaacatctctaccagagtgctgtggacaaggccttacagagtccaaatggacacctggacttgttcctccgcttcctcctgggtctttctcTGGAGACCAATCAAAGACTCCTACGAGGtctgctgacacagacaggaagtggctCACAGACTAATCAGAAAACAACCAAGtacatcaagaagaagatcagtgaggatctgtctgcagagagaagtatcaacctgttccactgtctgaatgaactgaatgattGTTCTCTAGTGGAGGAGATCCAACAGTCCCTGACATCAGGAAGTCTCTCCACAGGAAAactgtctcctgctcagtggtcagctctGATCTTCATCTTATTGTCATCAGAAACAGATCTGGAAgtgtttgacctgaagaaatactctgcttcagaggaggctcttctgaggctgctgccagtggttaaagcctccaacaaagctct GCTGAGTGGCTGTAACctgtcagagagaagctgtgaagctctgtcctcagtcctcagctcccagtcctctagtctgagagacctggacctgagtaacaataACCTACAGGATTCAGGAGTGGAGCGGCTTTCTGTTGGACTGAAGAGTGCAAACTGTACACTGGAAATCCTAAG tctgtcaggctgtctgatctcagaggaaggatgttcttctctggcctcagctctgaacgccaacccctcccatctgagagagctggacctgagctacaatcatccaggagactcaggagagaagcagctgTCTGCTCTACAAGAGGATCCACACTGCAGACTGAAgactctcag GGTGGACCATGGTGGAGAGCACAGGTTAACACCTGGTCTGAGGAAGT attTCTGTCAACTCACACTGGatacaaacacagtaaacagaagACTCAAACTGTCTGAGAACAACAGGAAGGTGAGTCTGGTGACAGATAAGCAGTCATATCCTGATCATCCAGAGAGATTTGACGTGTGGACTCAGCTGCTGTGTAGAGATGGTCTGACtggtcgctgttactgggaggtcgagTGGAGAGGATGGGTTTATGTAGcagtgagttacagaggaatCAGCAGGAAAGGATACAATGATGATTGTGTGTTTGGAGGGAATAATCAGTCCTGGAGTCTGCAGTTCTCTGATGATGGTTACTCTGTCTGgcacaataacagaaaaacagtcctctcctcctcctcctcctcctcctcctcctcctctggtagaATAGGagtgtatgtggactgtcctgctggctctgtgtccttctacagagtctcctctgactcactgatccacctccacaccttcaacaccacattcactgaaCCTCTTTATCCTGGGTTTAGGTTCTGGTCACATggttcctcagtgtctctgtgtccacTGTAG
- the LOC131990767 gene encoding NACHT, LRR and PYD domains-containing protein 12-like produces MFIEKSMDKKMATTEVELLSILEDLGDEDFEKFKWFLQGALEGIQAIPKSRLENANRMKTVDQMIQTYSINATEVARTVKEKINQKLSNPPLKLEEILPLCQPKLKSKLKNKFQCVFEGIAKAGNQTLLNQIYTEIYILKGETAEVNDEHEVRQIETASRKPDRPETRIRQEDIFKTPPGRDKPIRTVLTKGVAGIGKTVLTQKFTLDWAEDKTNQDIHFTFPFTFRELNGLKEKTFSLVELVHRFFPDIKEAGICRFEEFHVVLIFDGLDEYRLPLDFDNTEVLTDVTESTSVDVLLTNLIRGKLLPSARLWITTRPAAANQIPADPCVVMVTEVRGFTDPQKEEYFRKRFRDEEQAGRIISHIKTSRSLHIMCHIPVFCWISAGVLKKLMKTREGGELPKTLTEMYIHFLVVQSKRTNVKYHGKSETDPHWSPENREMIESLGKLAFDQLQKGNLIFYDSDLTECGIDMIAASVYSGVFTQVFREESELYEDRVFCFVHLSVQEFLAALHVHLTFINSGVNLLAEARWWSKVFRDKPELKHLYQSAVDKALQSPNGHLDLFLRFLLGLSLETNQNLLRGLLTQTGSSSETNQETVQYIKKKIRKNLSAERSINLFHCLNELNDCSLVEEIQQSLRSGSLSTDKLSPAQWSALVFILLSSQIDLDVFDLKKYSASDKALLRLLPVVKASNKALLSGCKLSERSCEALSSVLSSQSSSLRELDLSNNDLKDSGGKRLSAGLQSRHCKLETLRATGCKLSERSCEALSSVLSSQSCCLRDLDLSNNDLKDSGIKLLSVGLKNPLCELKTLKVTGCNLSERSCEALSSVLSSQSSSLRDLDLSNNNMHNSGVTQLSGGLKSPNCRLDALRLSNCLITTSGSASLASALRSNPSHLRELDLSYNHPGDSGVKLLEDPRCRLDTLRVDHGGEHRLTPGLRKYFCQLTVDTNTVNTELKLSENNRKVTYVWEDQSYPDHPERFDWCCQLLCRDGLTGRCYWEVEWEGHVHVAVSYIGIRRKGKSEDCWFGCNDQSWRLFCSDVGYSVCHNNRVTSSSSSSSSSSSGRVAVYVDCPAGSLSFYRVSSDSLIHLHTFNTTFTEPLYPGFGFRFSPVSSVSLCRL; encoded by the exons ATGTTTATAGAGAAGTCTAT GGACAAAAAAATGGCGACAACTGAAGTGGAACTCTTATCAATTTTAGAAGATTTGGGAGATGAGGACTTTGAAAAATTCAAGTGGTTCCTGCAGGGGGCGCTAGAAGGCATCCAAGCAATCCCAAAGAGTCGACTAGAGAATGCAAACCGGATGAAAACCGTGGATCAGATGATTCAGACCTACAGTATAAATGCAACTGAAGTGGCCAGAACTGTTAAAGAGAAGATAAATCAGAAATTATCAAACCCCCCCCTCAAACTtgaag AGATTCTTCCTCTGTGCCAGCCAAAACTCAaatccaaattaaaaaataagttccagtgtgtgtttgaggggatcGCTAAAGCAGGAAACCAGACCCTTCTGAATCAGATCTACACAGAGATCTACATCTTAAAGGGAGAAACTGCGGAGGTCAATGAtgaacatgaggtcagacagattgaaacagcatccagaaaaccagacagaccagaaacaagaatcagacaagaagacatctttaaaACCCCACCTGGAAGAGATAAACCAATTAGAACAGTGCTGAcaaagggagtggctggcattgggaaaacagtcttaacacagaagttcactctggactgggctgaagacaaaaccaaccaggacatccacttcacatttccattcactttcagagagctgaatgGGCTGAAAGAGAAAACGTTCAGCTTGGTGGAACTTGTTCATCGCTTCTTTCCTGATATCAAAGAAgcaggaatctgcaggtttgaagaGTTCCACGTTGTGTTGATCTTTGACGGTCTGGATGAGTATCGACTTCCTCTGGACTTTGACAACACTGAGgtcctgactgatgtcacagagtccacctcagtggatgtgctgctgacaaacctcatcaggggaaaactgcttccctctgctcgcctctggataaccacacgacctgcagcagccaatcagatccctgctGATCCCTGTGTTGTCAtggtgacagaggtcagagggttcactgacccacagaaggaggagtacttcaggaagagattcagagatgaggagcaggccggcagaatcatctcccacatcaagacatcacgaagcctccacatcatgtgccacatcccagtcttctgctggatctctgctggagttctgaagaagctgatgaaaaccagagagggaggagagctgcccaagaccctgactgagatgtacatccacttcctggtgGTTCAGTCCAAACGGACAAACGTCAAGTATCATGGGAAATCTGAGACAGATCCACACTGGAGTCCAGAGAACAGGGAGATGATTGAgtctctgggaaaactggcttttgatcagctgcagaaaggaaacctgatcttctatgactcagacctgacagaGTGTGGCATCGATATGATAGCAGCctcagtgtactcaggagtgTTCACACAGGTCTTTAGGGAGGAGAGTGAACTGTACGAGGACAGGGTGTTCTGCTTCgtccatctgagtgttcaggagtttctggctgctcttcatgtccatctgaCCTTCATCAACTCTGGAGTCAATCTGCTGGCAGAAGCAAGATGGTGGTCCAAAGTCTTCAGGGATAAACCTGaactaaaacatctctaccagagtgctgtggacaaggccttacagagtccaaatggacacctggacttgttcctccgtttcctcctgggtctttctcTGGAGACCAATCAGAACCTCCTACGAGGtctgctgacacagacaggaagtagctcaGAGACCAATCAGGAAACAGTCCAGtacatcaagaagaagatcAGGAAGaatctgtctgcagagagaagcatcaacctgttccactgtctgaatgaactgaatgattgttctctagtggaggagatccaacagtccctgagatcaggaagtctctccacagataaactgtctcctgctcagtggtcagctctggtcttcatcttactgtcatcaCAAATAGATCTGGAcgtgtttgacctgaagaaatactctgcttcagataaggctcttctgaggctgctgccagtggtaaaagcctccaacaaagctct GTTAAGTGGCTGTAAgctctcagagagaagctgtgaagctctgtcctcagtcctcagctcccagtcctctagtctgagagaACTGGACCTAAGTAACAACGACCTGAAGGATTCAGGAGGGAAGCGTCTGTCTGCTGGACTGCAGAGTCGACACTGTAAACTAGAAACTCTCAG GGCAACTGGCTGTAAgctctcagagagaagctgtgaagctctgtcctcagtcctcagctcccagtctTGTTGTCTCAGAGACCTAGACCTGAGTAACAATGACCTGAAGGATTCAGGAATAAAGCTTCTGTCTGTTGGACTGAAGAATCCACTATGTGAACTGAAAACCCTCAA GGTAACTGGCTGTAACctgtcagagagaagctgtgaagctctgtcctcagtcctcagctcccagtcctctagtttgagagacctggacctgagtaacaataACATGCACAATTCAGGAGTGACACAGCTGTCTGGTGGACTGAAaagtccaaactgcagactggatgctCTCAG GCTGTCAAACTGTCTGATAACAACGTCTGGCTCCGCTTCTCTGGCTTCAGCTCTGAGGTctaacccctcccatctgagagagctggacctgagctacaatcatccaggagactcaggagtgaaactgctggaggatccacgctgcagactggacactctcag GGTGGACCATGGTGGAGAGCACAGGTTAACACCTGGTCTGAGGAAGT atttctgtcaactcacagtggacacaaacacagtaaacacagaGCTCAAACTATCTGAAaacaacaggaaggtgacaTATGTGTGGGAGGATCAGTCATATCCTGATCATCCAGAGAGATTTGACTGGTGTTGTCAGCTGCTGTGTAGAGATGGTCTGACtggtcgctgttactgggaggtcgagTGGGAAGGACATGTTCATGTAGCAGTAAGTTACATAGGAATcagaaggaaaggaaaaagtGAGGACTGTTGGTTTGGATGTAATGATCAGTCTTGGAGACTGTTCTGCTCTGATGTTGGTTACTCTGTCTGTCACAATAACAGAgtaacatcctcctcctcctcctcctcctcctcctcctctggtagagtagcagtgtatgtagactgtcctgctggctctctgtccttctacagagtctcctctgactcactgatccacctccacaccttcaacaccacattcactgaaCCTCTTTATCCTGGGTTTGGGTTTAGGTTTTCCCCTGtttcctcagtgtctctgtgtcgtCTGTAG